Proteins from one Muntiacus reevesi chromosome X, mMunRee1.1, whole genome shotgun sequence genomic window:
- the CCDC169 gene encoding coiled-coil domain-containing protein 169 produces MGDEGGDNFEGMSTDCLKLELLEEIYMKDLVQISIFEIRQKIVELEDKLNSNHEESEWKTRYEAQLELNDELEKQIASLREKMEKIRGNPSDRLSSIRVYERMSVESLSTLLKQLEKEKRSLESQVREYALRLERESKAYHKVKDECRMYLAKMSQLSDSHHSSKRQPVNRDRKKENPVKTGRHNPANQKMVNAKREPAKKITRSNHLPKLNP; encoded by the coding sequence ATGGGGGATGAAGGAGGTGACAACTTCGAAGGTATGAGCACTGACTGCCTTAAACTGGAGTTATTGGAAGAAATCTACATGAAAGATTTAGTGCAAATCTCAATATTTGAAATAAGACAAAAGATAGTGGAACTGGAAGACAAACTCAATTCTAACCATGAAGAGAGTGAATGGAAAACCCGTTATGAGGCACAACTTGAACTGAATGATGAACTAGAAAAGCAAATTGCTAGTCTccgagagaaaatggaaaaaatccgTGGGAATCCTTCAGATAGACTATCTTCTATTCGGGTCTATGAGCGAATGTCAGTGGAATCATTAAGTACATTACTTAAacagctagaaaaagaaaaaaggagcctTGAAAGTCAAGTGAGAGAGTATGCACTTAGACTGGAACGAGAATCAAAGGCTTACCACAAGGTGAAGGATGAATGTCGTATGTATCTAGCTAAAATGTCTCAGCTCTCTGACTCACACCACTCTTCTAAAAGACAACCAGTGAATCGggatagaaagaaagagaatccAGTGAAAACAGGAAGACATAATCCTGCTAATCAGAAGATGGTAAATGCCAAGAGAGAACCAGCAAAAAAGATTACAAGATCAAATCATCTTCCAAAACTAAATCCATGA